TACGAGCTCCGACCGCTCGGACAGGAGTAGCCGGTGACGTCCGTCGACAAGCCGACCACCGCACCGCCGACCCCGGACCAGGACGCCCGGACCGACAAGGCGGTGACCGAGGCCGCGCTGTTCGAGGCGTTCGGCGGCGTCCGGGGCATGGTCGAGACGGTCCTGCCCGGACTGCTCTTCGTCACGATCTACACGATCAACAAGGACCTCAAGAGCTCGGCCATCGCCGCGCTCGCCGTCTCCCTGCTGCTCGTCGTCGTACGGCTCGCCCGCCGCGACACCGTCAAGCACGCCTTCAGCGGCGTCTTCGGCGTCGGCTTCGGCGTCGTCTTCGCGATGATGACCGGCAACGCCAAGGACTTCTACCTCCCCGGCATGCTGTACACCCTGGGCCTCGGCCTCGCGTACATCATCACCACGCTCGCCGGCGTCCCGCTGATCGGCCTCATCCTCGGCCCGGTCTTCAAGGAGAACCTCTCCTGGCGGACCCGGAACCCGGGACGGAAGAAGGCGTACGCCAAGGCCAGCTGGGCCTGGGGCCTCATCCTGCTTGCCAAGTGCGCGATCCTCTTCCCGCTCTACTGGTGGGCCGACACCACCCAGCTCGGCTGGGTCCTCGTCGCGCTGAAGATCCCGCCCTTCCTGCTCGCCGTCTACCTCACCTGGGTCTTCCTCGCCAAGGCGCCGCCGCCGATCGACGTCTTCGCCGAGATGGAGGCGGAGGAGAAGGCCGAGCGGGAGCGAAAGGCCGCCGCCCAGGCCGGTCCGGACGCGTAGCACGCCCGCCCCGACGTACGGCGAAGGGCCCGGGACCAGTCGACGGTCCCGGGCCCTTCCCCGTGTCCGCTTCCCGCTACTCCGCCGGCTCCCGGCGGACCTGGAGCAGCTCCTCCAGCTGCTCCTCACGGGCCTGCGCCGCCACGAACAGCAGCTCGTCGCCGGCCTCCAGGGTCTCCTCGGCGCCCGGCGTCAGCACCCGCGAACCGCGGATGATCGTCACCAGCGAGGTGTCCTGCGGCCAGGCGACCTCGCCCACCTGCGTCCCCGCCATCGCCGACTCGGGCGGCAGCGTCAGCTCCACCAGGTTCGCGTCGCCGTGGCTGAAGCGCAGCAGCCGGACCAGGTCGCCGACGCTCACCGCCTCCTCCACCAGGGCCGACATCAGACGCGGCGTCGAGACGGCCACGTCCACGCCCCACGCCTCGTTGAACAGCCACTCGTTCTTCGGGTTGTTCACCCGGGCGACCACCCGCGGCACGCCGTACTCGGTCTTCGCGAGCAGCGACACGACCAGGTTCACCTTGTCGTCGCCGGTCGCCGCGATGACCACGTTGCAGCGCTGCAGCGCCGCCTCGTCCAGCGAGGTGATCTCACAGGCGTCGGCCAGCAGCCACTCCGCCTGCGGAACCCGCTCCACCGAGATGGCGGTCGGCGCCTTGTCGATGAGCAGGACCTCGTGGCCGTTCTCCAGGAGCTCGCCCGCGATGGAACGGCCCACCGCACCCGCGCCCGCAATCGCGACCCGCATCAGTGACCGCCCTCCTCGGGACCCTCGGCGAACGCCGCCTCGACCTTCGTGATCTCGTCCACCCGCATCATCACGTGGACCAGGTCCCCCTCCTGGAGGACCGTCTGCGAGGTGGGGATGATCGCCTCGCCCAGCCGGGTCAGGAAGGCCACCCGCACCCCGGTCTCGTCCTGCAGCCGGCTGATCTTGTGACCGATCCAGGCCGGGGACGTGTGCACCTCGGCCAGCTGCACGCCGCCGCTCGGGTCGCTCCACAGCGGCTCCGCGCCCGAGGGCAGCAGCCGGCGCAGCATCTGGTCGGCGGTCCAGCGGACCGTCGCCACCGTCGGGATGCCCAGGCGCTGGTACACCTCGGCGCGCCGCGGGTCGTAGATCCGCGCCGCCACGTTCTCGATGCCGAACATCTCGCGGGCCACCCGGGCGGCGATGATGTTGGAGTTGTCCCCGCTGCTCACCGCGGCGAAGGCACCGGCCTCCTCGATCCCCGCCTCACGCAGCGTGTCCTGGTCGAAGCCCACGCCGGTGACGCGGCGCCCGCCGAAGCCGGAGCCCAGACGGCGGAAAGCCGTCGGGTCCTGGTCGACGACGGCGACCGTGTGGCCCTGCTGCTCCAGGGTCTGCGCGAGAGCGGCTCCCACTCGCCCGCAGCCCATGATGACGATGTGCACGTCCCCGTTACCCCGCACTCCTGATCGCCTTGCTGACCTGCGAAAACACCCTGCTCACAACTTTCCTCGCCCGATCGGCCCGGGCCGTGGCGGGCAACGCCCTGCCGGGTTGCCCGGTCCGAGCTTAAGCGGCAACGCTGGCCGGGACCGCATCCGAGGTGATACTCAGGGAGATTCGGTGCCGATCGGGGGTGCCGGTGCGCATGGCTCTTTTCGAACGCTTACGATCCTCTGCGTGTCCAAACTGACCGACGTGCCCAAACGGATCCTGATCGGGCGGGCCCTGCGCAGCGACAAGCTCGGGGAGACCCTGCTCTCCAAGCGGATCGCCCTCCCCGTCTTCGCCTCCGACCCCCTCTCGTCGGTGGCGTACGCACCGGGCGAGGTCCTCCTCGTCCTCTCCGCCGCCGGTCTGTCGGCCTACCACTTCAGCCCGTGGATCGCGCTGGCCGTGGTCGTCCTCATGTTCACGGTCGTCGCCTCGTACCGGCAGAACGTGCACGCGTACCCGAGCGGCGGCGGCGACTACGAGGTGGCCACCACCAACCTCGGTCCGAAGGCCGGACTCACCGTCGCGAGCGCCCTGCTCGTCGACTACGTCCTCACCGTCGCCGTCTCGATCTCCTCCGGCATCGAGAACCTCGGTTCCGCGATCCCCTTCGTCGTCGAGCACAAGGTCGCCTGCGCCGTCGGCGTCATCGTCCTCCTCACCGTGATGAACCTCCGCGGCGTGAAGGAGTCCGGCAGCCTCTTCGCCATCCCGACGTACGTCTTCGTCTTCGGCGTCTTCTGCATGATCGCCTGGGGCGCCTGGCGCGGACTCGTCCTCGACGACACCATGCAGGCCCCCACCGCCGGCTTCGAGATCAAGCCCGAGCACGAGGGGCTCGCCGGCTTCGCCCTGATCTTCCTGCTGCTGCGCGCCTTCTCCTCCGGCTGTGCCGCCCTCACCGGCGTCGAGGCCATCTCCAACGGCGTCCCCGCCTTCCGCAAGCCGAAGTCGAAGAACGCCGCCACCACCCTCGCGCTCATGGGCGGCCTCGCCGTCACCATGTTCTGCGGCATCATCTTCCTCGCCCAGGCGACCGACGTCCGGATGGCCGAGAAGCCCGCCGAGGACCTGCTCGTCAACGGCGTCCCCGTCGGCGAGAGCTACGTCCAGGACCCGGTGATCTCCCAGGTCGCCGCGGCCGTCTTCGGCGACGGCACGTTCTTCTTCGTGCTGCTCGCCGCCGCCACCGCGCTCGTCCTCTTCCTGGCCGCCAACACGGCGTACAACGGCTTCCCGCTCCTCGGCTCGATCCTCGCCCAGGACCGCTACCTGCCGCGCCAGCTGCACACCCGCGGCGACCGCCTCGCCTTCTCCAACGGCATCGTGCTCCTCGCCGGCGCCGCCGCCCTCCTCGTCTGGATCTACGGCGCGGACTCCACCCGCCTCATCCAGCTCTACATCGTCGGCGTCTTCGTCTCCTTCACGCTCAGCCAGATCGGCATGGTCCGGCACTGGAACCGGCACCTGACCACCGAGCGGGACCCGGCCAAGCGCCGCCACATGATCCGCTCCCGCGCGATCAACGCCTTCGGCGGCTTCTTCACCGGCCTCGTCCTCGTCGTCGTCCTCGCCACCAAGTTCACCCACGGTGCCTGGGTCGCCCTCCTCGGCATGGTGATCTTCTACGTGACGATGACCGCGATCCGCCGCCACTACGACTCCGTCGCCGAGGAGATCGCCGCCGCCGAGCAGCGCCCCGACGAGTACGTGCGCCCCTCCCGGGTCCGCTCGATCGTCCTCGTCTCCAAGCTCCACAAGCCCACCCTCCGGGCCCTCGCCTACGCGAAGCTGCTCCACGCCAACGAGCTGGAGGCGCTGACCGTCAACGTCGACCCGGCGGAGACCAAGGCGCTCAAGGAGGAGTGGGAGCGGCGCGGCATCAACGTGCCGCTGAAGATCCTCGACTCCCCGTACCGCGAGATCACCCGGCCGGTCATCGAGTACGTGAAGAACCTCCGCAAGGAGAGCCCGCGCGACGCCGTCTCGGTCTACATCCCCGAGTACGTCGTCGGCCACTGGTACGAGCACCTGCTCCACAACCAGTCCGCGCTCCGCCTCAAGGGCCGGCTGCTCTTCACCCCGGGCGTCATGGTGACCTCGGTCCCGTACCAGCTCCAGTCCTCCGAGGCCGCGAAGAAGCGGGCGGGCAAGCGCCAGGAGTGGAACGCGCCGGGCTCGGTCCGCCGCGGACCGGTCGAGAAGGCCAAGAAGGAACCGACCGCGAAGAGCAACTAGACTGGTGGGCTGCTGTCCGAACAGCAGCCCCCTTTCTCTTCCCCCTCTGTCTCTGGAGCCCCCGATCATGCAGAACACCCCTGTGACGTCCCTGATCGGGGAGGAGTACGAGGTCGAGGTCGGCCCGGTGGCACACGGCGGCCACTGCATCGCGCGTACGGAGGAGGGCCGCGTCCTCTTCGTCCGCCACGCGCTGCCGGGCGAGCGCGTCCGGGCCCGCGTCACCGAGGGCGACGAGAGCAGCCGCTTCCTGCGCGCCGACGCCGTCGAGATCCTGGACGCCTCCAAGGACCGCATCGAGGCCCCGTGCCCCTTCGCCGGCCCCGGCAAGTGCGGCGGCTGCGACTGGCAGCACGCCAAGCCGGGCGCCCAGCGCCGCCTCAAGGGCGAGGTGATCGCCGAGCAGCTGAAGCGGCTCGCCGGCCTCACCCCGGAGGAGGCCGGCTGGGACGGCACGGTCGTCCCGGCCGAGGGCGACAAGCTCCCGGCGGGCGAGGTCCCGCAGTGGCGCACCCGCGTCCAGTACGCCGTCGACGACGAGGGCCGCGCGGGCCTGCGCAAGCACCGCTCGCACGAGGTCCAGGTCATCGACCACTGCATGATCGCCGCGCAGGGCGTCTCCGAGCTCGGCATCGAATCCCGCACCTGGGACGGCATGGCCGCCGTCGAGGCCATCGCCGCCTCCGGCTCGAACGACCGCCAGGTCATCCTGACCCCCCGCCCCGGCGCCCGCCTGCCGCTCGTCGAGCTCGACAAGCCGGTCTCGGTGATGCGGGTCGACGAGAAGGACGGCGGCGTCCACCGCGTCCACGGCCGCGCCTTCGTCCGCGAGCGCGCCGACGAGCGCACCCACCGGGTCGGCAGCGGCGGCTTCTGGCAGGTCCACCCGAAGGCCGCCGACACCCTCATGAGGGCCGTCATGCAGGGCCTCCTCCCGCGCAAGGGCGACACCGCCCTCGACCTCTACTGCGGCGTCGGCCTCTTCGCCGGCGCCCTCGCGGACCGGGTCGGCGACCAGGGCGCCGTCCTCGGCATCGAGTCCGGCAAGCGCGCGGTCGAGGACGCCCGCCACAACCTGGCCGGCTTCCCCCGCGTCCGCGTCGAACAGGGCAAGGTCGAGGCGGTCCTCCCGCGCACCGGCATCACCGAGGTCGACCTCATCGTCCTGGACCCGCCCCGAGCCGGCGCCGGCAAGCAGACCGTCCGCCACCTCGCCGGCCTCGGCGCCCGCCGCATCGCCTACGTCGCCTGCGACCCCGCCGCCCTCGCCCGCGACCTCGGCTACTTCCGCGAGTCGGGCTACCGGGTCCGCACCCTGCGCGCGTTCGACCTGTTCCCGATGACGCATCATGTGGAGTGCGTGGCGATTCTGGAGCCGGTGAAGTAGGGGCGCCGGCCCGCGGGCCGTACGGGGAGGGGCGCTCCCCTGGAGAAGGTGGGAATGGGGCTCATCGAGGGGGACCACGCGCGGCTGGTCGTCGCGGCGCAGGCCGGGGACCGGCGGGCGCGCGAGGAGCTGGTCGCCGCCTACCTGCCGCTGGTCTACAACATCGTCGGGCGGGCGCTGAGCGGACATGCCGACGTCGACGACGTCGTCCAGGAGACCCTGCTGCGCGTGGTGCGGGACCTGCCCGCGCTGCGCGCCCCGGAGAGCTTCCGGTCCTGGCTGGTGTCGATCACGCTCCGGCAGATCAACACCCACTGGCAGCGGCAGCACGCCCTCGCCGACCGGACCACGGGCATCGACGAGGCGCGCCGGATACCCGACGCCGGCGCCGAGCCGGTGGACGTGACGATTCTGCGGCTGCACGTGTCGGACGAGCGGCGCCGGGTCGTCGAGGCGGGCCGGTGGCTCGACCCGGACCACCGGGTGCTGCTGTCGCTGTGGTGGCAGGAATGCGCCGGTCTGCTGAGCCGGGAGGACATGGCCGCCGCGACGGGGCTCACGGTCGCGCACGCCGGCGTGCGCCTGCAGCGCATGCGGGAGCAGCTGGAGCTGTGCCGGACGATCGTCGCCGCGCTGGAGGCCGACCCGCGCTGCCCGGGCCTGGGGGAGACCGTCGCCGGCTGGGACGGCCGGCCGGCGTCGGTGTGGCGCAAGCGGATTGCGCGGCACACGCGTGACTGCCCGGTGTGCACGGCGACCTCGGCGGAGCGGGTTCCGGCCGAACTGCTGCCCCTCAGCCTCACGACGCTGGCCGTCCCGGCCGCGCTGATCGCCGCGCTGGCCGCCAAGGGCCTGCTGTCGGGTACGGCGGCGAGCGCCGCCGGGCTGGCCGCGGCCCCGGTCGCCGTCGCCACGGCGACCGGCGGAGGCGGTGTGCAGGGCGCGCTGATCGGCAAGCTCCAGGCGGTGACCGCCCATCCGCTGGTGAGCCTCGCGGCCGGCGCGGTGCTCGTCGCCGGCACGGCGACCTACCTGACCTGGCCCGAACCGGCGCCCCGGGCGCCCGGCGCCACCGCCGCTCCCACGGCCGGCACACCCACGCCCCTTGCGTCCCGAACCACCGCTGCCCCGGCCGCACCGTCCCCGGCGAGTCCGTCCGCCGTCCCGGGCACCGTCCCGCTGGGCGCGCGGTCGCTGGAGTCCGCGGACCGTCCCGGCCGGTTCGTCACGTACACGGGCGACTTCGCGGCGCTCGGCGGCGTCGCCGCGTCCAGCGGCGCGCAGGCACGTCAGCGGGCCACCTTCACGGTCGTCGGGGGACTGGCCGACGCGCGGTGCGTCACCTTCCGCGCCGCGGACGGGCGGTACCTCCGCCACCACTACCTGCGGCTGCGGTTGAGCACCGACGACGGCAGCGCCCTGTTCCGCGAGGACGCCACCTTCTGCCCCCGTCCCGGGGCGGTCGCCGGGTCCGTGACCCTGCACGCGCACAACTACCCGGGATCGGTCCTCCGCCACCGCGACGGCGGCATCTGGCTCGACGGCTCCGACGGTACGCGGGCCTTCGCCGGCCAGGCATCCTTCCTCGTGCGCGGCCCCGGGGCCTGAGCCGGACCGTCGGCGCGGCGCCCCCTCCTCACCGGCCGCGACCGGGGAACGGCGTCCCGCATAACGCTTTCCGCCTGCGAGATGTGTCACCGGGCGATCCACCGGGCGGCGCGAGTTTTCTGTTACGCGGCCGCCTGCCCGGAAGCCTCCACTTCAGGGGGGCCTTCCCGCCGACCCGTCCTCGCATGGGGGCGCGGCGAGGTCACGGCTTCCCCCGCTGACGCATCCCCTGAAGAAAGCTCCCCTCACATGACGCAACACACCCTCGAACCCCGGGCGACCGGCAAGGGCCTGCACCGGCTCCGCCGGCGGCGCCGGACCTGGGTGACAGGACTGTCGGCCGCGGCACTGGTGGCCGGAGTCGTGACGCTCCTCCCCAGCTCCGCCGGAGCCGCCGGACTGGGCGCCCAGGCGGCGCCCTCGGGCCGGTACTTCGGCACGGCGGTGGCCGCCGGCAGGCTCGGCGACTCCGCGTACACCGCGATCGCGGACCGGGAGTTCTCCATGGTCACCCCGGAGAACGAGATGAAGTGGGACGCCGTCGAACCGTCCCGCGGCCGCTTCGAGTTCGGCGCCGCGGACCGGATCGTCGACCGCGCCCTGGCGCACGGCCAGCGGCTGCGCGGCCACACCACGGTCTGGCACTCGCAGCTCCCCTCCTGGGTCGCCGCCATCCGCGACGCGAAGACGCTGCGCGAGGTGATGAACCGTCACATCACCACCCAGATAGGCCACTACAAGGGCAAGATCTACGCCTGGGACGTGGTGAACGAGGCCTTCGCCGACGGCGGCAGCGGCCGGCTCCGCGACTCGGTCTTCCAGAAGGTGCTGGGCGACGGCTTCATCGAGGAGGCGTTCCGCACCGCCCGCGCCGCCGATCCCTCGGCCAAGCTCTGCTACAACGACTACAACATCGAGAACTGGTCGGACGCCAAGACCCAGGGCGTCCACCGCATGGTCAAGGACTTCAGGTCCCGTGGCGTGCCCATCGACTGCGTCGGCTTCCAGAGCCACTTCGGGGCGGACGGCCCGCCGGCGAGCTTCAGGACCACCCTGGACGCCTTCGCCGCCCTCGGCGTCGACGTCCAGATCACCGAGCTGGACATCGCCCAGGCGTCCCCCGCCGCGTACGCGCGCACCGTCAGCACCTGCCTGTCCGTGCCCCGCTGCACCGGCATCACGGTGTGGGGCGTCCGCGACAGCGACTCCTGGCGCGGCGACGAGAGCCCCCTCCTCTTCGACGGCGGCGGCAAGCCCAAGCCCGCGTACGGCGCGGTCGTGAAGGCCCTCGGCTCCGGCACCGCCCCGGTCGAGCCGGCCGCCGGCGGCGGCGAGATCAAGGGCACGGCCTCCGGCCGCTGCGTCGGCGTCCCCGGATCCGCCAACGGCACCCGCGTGCGGCTGGAGGACTGCGACGGACAGCCCGGCCAGCGCTGGACCCACACCGCCGGCAAGCAGCTGAAGGTCTCCGGCGGCAAGTGCCTCGACGCCCAGGGCAAGGGCACCGCCAACGGCACCCCGGTGATCGTCTGGGACTGCAACGACGGCGCCAACCAGCGGTGGAACGTCAACAGCGACGGCTCGATCACCGGCGTCCAGTCCGGCCGGTGCCTCGACGCCGTCGGCGCGGCCACCGCGACCGGCACCCCACTCCAGCTGTACGCCTGCGCCTCCGTCGGCAACCAGAAGTGGACCGTCCGCACCGGCACGGGCGGCGGCACCTGCCCGCTGCCCTCGACGTACAGGTGGAGCTCGACCGGTCCCCTCGCGCAGCCGGCGAACGGGTGGGCCGCGGTGAAGGACTTCACCCATGCGACGGTGGGCGGCAAGCACCTCGTCTACGCGTCGAGCGCCTCGGGCACCTCGTACGGCTCGATGGCGTTCAGCCCCTTCGCCGAGTGGTCCGGCATGGCGTCGGCCACGCAGACGAAGATGGGCCAGAACGCCGTGGCGCCCACCCTCTTCTACTTCGCGCCCAAGAAGATCTGGGTGCTGGCCTACCAGTGGGGTGCCTGGCCCTTCAGCTACCGCACGTCGGGCAACCCCGCCGACCCCCACGGCTGGTCCGCGCCGCAGCCGCTGTTCACCGGAGGCATTCCGCGCGCCGAGTCCGGAACCGGGCCGATCGACCAGACCCTGATCGCCGACGAGAAGAACATGTACCTGTTCTTCGCCGGCGACAACGGGCGGATCTACCGGGCGAGCATGCCGATCGGGAACTTCCCCGGCAGCTTCGGCTCCTCGTACACCACGGTCATGAAGGACACGGAGAAGAACCTCTTCGAGGCCCCGCAGGTCTACAGGGTCCAGGGCCGGAACCAGTACCTGATGATCGTCGAGGCCCGGGGCGCGAACGAGCGGCGCTACTTCCGCTCGTTCACCGCCACCAGCCTGAACGGCACGTGGACCCCGCAGGCCGCCACCGAGAGCAACCCCTTCGCGGGCAAGGCCAACAGCGGCGCCACCTGGACCGACGACATCAGCCACGGCGATCTGGTCCGCGTCGGCCCCGACCAGACCATGACCGTCGACCCCTGCAACCTGCAGTTCCTCTACCAGGGCAAGTCCCCCCGCGCGGGCGGCCCGTACGACGCGCTGCCGTACCGGCCGGGTGTCCTCACCCTGCGGCGCTGAGCCGCCCGATCCCCCGCGACACGCAAGGAGCACACCCCCATGAGCAATTCCAAGCACGGCAGGATCCGCGGGCGTCACCGCCGCCGCTGGAGCGCCACCGCCCTGGTGATCGGCGTCCCCGCCGCCGTCGTCCCGTACCTGCTGCTCACGCAGGACGACTCCCAGGCCGCGACCGTCGACGCCGGCGCCTACTACCGGCTGGTGTCGGTGCGCAGCGGCAAGGTGCTGGACGTCAACGGCTTCTCCACCGCCGACGGCACCCGGATCCAGCAGTGGACCGACCAGAACACCGCCAACCAGCAGTGGAGGCTGCGGTCCACCGGGGACGGCTACCACGAGCTGGTGAACCGCAACAGCGGCAAGGTGCTGGGCGTGGCGGGCGGCTCGACCGCGCGGTCCGCCGCCGCCGAGCAGCAGACCGACAGCGCGTCCCGTTCCCAGGAGTGGCGGATCGACACGGTGGGCGGTTCCGACGCCGTCACCTTCACCTCCCGCGCCAGCGGCCTCGTCCTGGACGTCTCCGGAGGATCCACGGCCCAGGGCGCGGGGATCATCCAGTACCCCGGCAGGGGCACCGCCAACCAGCAGTGGAAGCTGGTCAAGGTGGCCACCGCCCCGTCGGCCGCGGCCGGACCGTACCGGTGGCGCAACGCGCAGGTGGTCGGCGGCGGTTACGTCACCGGGCTGGTCTTCAACCCCCGGGCGAAGGGGCTGCTGTACGCCCGCACCGACATGGGCGGCGCCTACCGCTGGGACGCCGCCGCCGAGCAGTGGATCCCGCTGACCGACTGGCTCGGCGAGAAGGACTGGAACCTGCTGGGCATCGACGCGCTGGCCACCGACCCCGTCGACCCCGACCGGCTCTACCTCGCGACCGGCACCTACACCAACGAGTGGGCCGGCAACGGAGCGATCCTCCGTTCCACCGACCGCGGCCGCACCTTCCGGCGCACCGACCTGCCGTTCAAACTGGGCGGCAACGAGGACGGGCGCGGAGCCGGCGAGCGGCTCGTGGTCGACCCGTCGGACCACCGCGTGCTGCTGCTGGGCACCCGGAAGAACGGCCTGTGGCGCAGCACGGACAGCGGCGCGACCTGGCGGCAGGTGTCGTCGTTCCCCGTCAAGGACGGGGCGGGCACCGGCGCCGGCGTCTCCTTCGTGACGTACGGTCCGGCCGGCAGCAGGACGATCTACGTCGGCGTCGCCGACCGCTCGGCCTCCCTCTACCGCTCCACCGACGGCGGCTCCACCTGGCACGCCGTCCCCGGGCAGCCCACCGGCCGACTGCCGCAGCACGGCGTGCTCTCCGGCGACGGCTCGCTGTACCTGACGTACACCGACAACCTCGGGCCCAACGGCGTGACGGGGGGCTCGGTCTGGAAGTACGCCGGCGGGACGTGGAAGGACGTCTCCCCGTCCCGGGGCGGCTACGGGTTCTCCGGCCTCGCCGTCGACCCGCGCAGGCCGTCCACGGTGATGGTCACCACCCTCGGCCGCTGGTGGCCCGAGGACGAGATCTACCGCTCCACCGACGGCGGCACGACCTGGAAGGCGCTGGCGGACAAGACGGTGCGGAACGCCTCCGCCGCTCCCTACATCGGCGACCACACCGGGCACTGGATGACCGCCCTGGCCATCGACCCCTTCGACTCGGGGCACGTGCTGTACGGCACCGGCAACGGCATCTGGCGCAGCGAGGACGCCGCCGCCACCGACACCGGCGGCACCAGCCACTGGACCCCGGGGGCGCGGGGACTCGAGGAGACCGCCCTGATGGACGCGGTCGCCCCGCCCGGCGGCGCCACGGTGGTCACCGCCATGGGCGACCAGGGCGGTTTCCGCCACGTCGACCTGAACAAGGTGCCGGCCGGGCGGCTGAGCAGTCCGATGATGACCAACAGCACGGACATCGACTTCGCCCAGTCCACGCCGTCGACGATGGTCCGCGTCGGCCGCGGCGGCGCGCAGGACGGCGCCTACTCCACGGACGGCGGCATCAGCTGGAAGGGCTTCGGGTCCGAGCCGGTGGCCGGTGCCCAGGACGGCCGGGTCGCGCTCGCGGCCGACGGCACGACCGTCGTCTGGACCCAGGCCGGCGAGGTTCCGTACCGGTCGACCGACAGGGGAGCGAGCTGGTCGAGGGTCGGCGGACTGGGCACCGACGCCGTCGTCGTCGCCGACCGGGCCTCGGCCAGGACCTTCTACTCCCTGTCCGGCGGCACGCTGCACGCCAGCACCGACGGCGGGGCGACCTTCACCGCCCGGGCCACCGGCCTGCCGGCCGACGGCCGGCTCACGGCCGTGCCCGGCGTCGCCGGAGACCTGTGGATCGCCGGCGGCGGCCGGGGGCTGCTGCACTCCACCGACGGCGGCCGCACCTTCACCGCGCTCACCACGGTGAAGTCCGCCTCCGCCCTCGGCTTCGGCAAGGCCGCACCCGGCGCCTCCTACCAGGCCCTGTACCTGATCGGCACGGTCAAGGACGTCACCGGCGTCTTCCGCTCCACCGACAAGGGCGCCACCTGGCTCCGCGTCAACGACGACGCCCACCAGTGGGGCAGCATCGGCGGCGTCGGCGTCATCACCGGAGACCCGGACACCTACGGCCGCGTCTACGTCGGCACCAACGGCCGCGGCCTCCAGTACGGCGATCCCTCCTGACCGAGGGGACGTCCCCGCCGGGGGCGGCTCCGGCCGTTCGGGCCGGAGCCGCCCCGCGGCGGGTCCCCCCTCACGGGTCGCGCCGGGCGCGTCCGCGCGGCGGCAGCGGGAAGAAGCCGCTGGTGCGGGCGGCGTAGGCGGCGTAGCCGGGGCGGTCGGCCATGTGCTTCTCCAGGAGGCGCTTGCCGCTGCCGACGGTGAGGAGCAGGGTCATCAGGACCGGGGAGAGGAGGACGG
The Streptomyces roseofulvus genome window above contains:
- a CDS encoding DUF3159 domain-containing protein gives rise to the protein MTSVDKPTTAPPTPDQDARTDKAVTEAALFEAFGGVRGMVETVLPGLLFVTIYTINKDLKSSAIAALAVSLLLVVVRLARRDTVKHAFSGVFGVGFGVVFAMMTGNAKDFYLPGMLYTLGLGLAYIITTLAGVPLIGLILGPVFKENLSWRTRNPGRKKAYAKASWAWGLILLAKCAILFPLYWWADTTQLGWVLVALKIPPFLLAVYLTWVFLAKAPPPIDVFAEMEAEEKAERERKAAAQAGPDA
- a CDS encoding TrkA family potassium uptake protein, yielding MRVAIAGAGAVGRSIAGELLENGHEVLLIDKAPTAISVERVPQAEWLLADACEITSLDEAALQRCNVVIAATGDDKVNLVVSLLAKTEYGVPRVVARVNNPKNEWLFNEAWGVDVAVSTPRLMSALVEEAVSVGDLVRLLRFSHGDANLVELTLPPESAMAGTQVGEVAWPQDTSLVTIIRGSRVLTPGAEETLEAGDELLFVAAQAREEQLEELLQVRREPAE
- a CDS encoding potassium channel family protein — encoded protein: MHIVIMGCGRVGAALAQTLEQQGHTVAVVDQDPTAFRRLGSGFGGRRVTGVGFDQDTLREAGIEEAGAFAAVSSGDNSNIIAARVAREMFGIENVAARIYDPRRAEVYQRLGIPTVATVRWTADQMLRRLLPSGAEPLWSDPSGGVQLAEVHTSPAWIGHKISRLQDETGVRVAFLTRLGEAIIPTSQTVLQEGDLVHVMMRVDEITKVEAAFAEGPEEGGH
- a CDS encoding APC family permease; its protein translation is MSKLTDVPKRILIGRALRSDKLGETLLSKRIALPVFASDPLSSVAYAPGEVLLVLSAAGLSAYHFSPWIALAVVVLMFTVVASYRQNVHAYPSGGGDYEVATTNLGPKAGLTVASALLVDYVLTVAVSISSGIENLGSAIPFVVEHKVACAVGVIVLLTVMNLRGVKESGSLFAIPTYVFVFGVFCMIAWGAWRGLVLDDTMQAPTAGFEIKPEHEGLAGFALIFLLLRAFSSGCAALTGVEAISNGVPAFRKPKSKNAATTLALMGGLAVTMFCGIIFLAQATDVRMAEKPAEDLLVNGVPVGESYVQDPVISQVAAAVFGDGTFFFVLLAAATALVLFLAANTAYNGFPLLGSILAQDRYLPRQLHTRGDRLAFSNGIVLLAGAAALLVWIYGADSTRLIQLYIVGVFVSFTLSQIGMVRHWNRHLTTERDPAKRRHMIRSRAINAFGGFFTGLVLVVVLATKFTHGAWVALLGMVIFYVTMTAIRRHYDSVAEEIAAAEQRPDEYVRPSRVRSIVLVSKLHKPTLRALAYAKLLHANELEALTVNVDPAETKALKEEWERRGINVPLKILDSPYREITRPVIEYVKNLRKESPRDAVSVYIPEYVVGHWYEHLLHNQSALRLKGRLLFTPGVMVTSVPYQLQSSEAAKKRAGKRQEWNAPGSVRRGPVEKAKKEPTAKSN
- a CDS encoding class I SAM-dependent RNA methyltransferase, producing MQNTPVTSLIGEEYEVEVGPVAHGGHCIARTEEGRVLFVRHALPGERVRARVTEGDESSRFLRADAVEILDASKDRIEAPCPFAGPGKCGGCDWQHAKPGAQRRLKGEVIAEQLKRLAGLTPEEAGWDGTVVPAEGDKLPAGEVPQWRTRVQYAVDDEGRAGLRKHRSHEVQVIDHCMIAAQGVSELGIESRTWDGMAAVEAIAASGSNDRQVILTPRPGARLPLVELDKPVSVMRVDEKDGGVHRVHGRAFVRERADERTHRVGSGGFWQVHPKAADTLMRAVMQGLLPRKGDTALDLYCGVGLFAGALADRVGDQGAVLGIESGKRAVEDARHNLAGFPRVRVEQGKVEAVLPRTGITEVDLIVLDPPRAGAGKQTVRHLAGLGARRIAYVACDPAALARDLGYFRESGYRVRTLRAFDLFPMTHHVECVAILEPVK
- a CDS encoding sigma-70 family RNA polymerase sigma factor translates to MGLIEGDHARLVVAAQAGDRRAREELVAAYLPLVYNIVGRALSGHADVDDVVQETLLRVVRDLPALRAPESFRSWLVSITLRQINTHWQRQHALADRTTGIDEARRIPDAGAEPVDVTILRLHVSDERRRVVEAGRWLDPDHRVLLSLWWQECAGLLSREDMAAATGLTVAHAGVRLQRMREQLELCRTIVAALEADPRCPGLGETVAGWDGRPASVWRKRIARHTRDCPVCTATSAERVPAELLPLSLTTLAVPAALIAALAAKGLLSGTAASAAGLAAAPVAVATATGGGGVQGALIGKLQAVTAHPLVSLAAGAVLVAGTATYLTWPEPAPRAPGATAAPTAGTPTPLASRTTAAPAAPSPASPSAVPGTVPLGARSLESADRPGRFVTYTGDFAALGGVAASSGAQARQRATFTVVGGLADARCVTFRAADGRYLRHHYLRLRLSTDDGSALFREDATFCPRPGAVAGSVTLHAHNYPGSVLRHRDGGIWLDGSDGTRAFAGQASFLVRGPGA